In one window of Eubalaena glacialis isolate mEubGla1 chromosome 13, mEubGla1.1.hap2.+ XY, whole genome shotgun sequence DNA:
- the HSD3B7 gene encoding 3 beta-hydroxysteroid dehydrogenase type 7 isoform X5 has product MLLQQEPQLRELRIFDLHLGPWLEELKTGPVQVTAIQGDVTQAHEVAAAVAGAHVVIHTAGLVDVFGKTSPETIHEVNVQGTWNVIEACVQTGTRFLVYTSSMEVVGPNIKGQPFYRGNENTPYEAVHRHPYPCSKALAEQLVLEANGRKVLGGLPLVTCALRPTGIYGEGHQIMRDFYHQGLRLGGRLFRAIPASVEHGRVYVGNVAWMHVLVARELEHRAALMGGQVYFCYDNSPYKSYEDFNMEFLGPCGLRLVGTRPLLPYWLLVFLAALNVLLQWLLRPLLLYAPLLNPYTLAMANTTFTVSTDKARRHFGYEPPFSWEESRTRTIRWVQAMEGSAQ; this is encoded by the exons ATGCTGCTGCAGCAGGAACCCCAGCTCCGTGAGCTGCGCATCTTTGACCTACACCTGGGTCCCTGGCTGGAGGAGCTGAAGACAG GGCCCGTGCAGGTGACTGCCATCCAGGGGGACGTGACCCAGGCCCACGAGGTGGCAGCAGCTGTGGCCGGAGCCCACGTGGTCATCCACACAGCTGGGCTGGTGGATGTGTTTGGGAAAACCAGTCCTGAGACCATCCATGAGGTCAACGTGCAGG GCACGTGGAATGTGATTGAGGCTTGTGTGCAGACTGGAACACGCTTCCTGGTCTACACAAGCAGCATGGAAGTTGTGGGTCCCAACATCAAAGGCCAGCCCTTTTACAG GGGCAATGAGAATACCCCATACGAAGCAGTACACAGACACCCCTATCCTTGCAGCAAGGCCCTAGCTGAGCAGCTCGTCCTGGAAGCCAATGGGAGGAAG GTCCTTGGGGGGTTGCCCCTCGTGACATGTGCCCTGCGTCCCACCGGTATCTACGGCGAAGGCCACCAGATCATGAGGGACTTCTACCACCAGGGCCTGCGCCTGGGGGGTCGGCTCTTCCGGGCCATTCCAGCCTCTGTGGAGCACGGCCGGGTCTACGTGG GTAACGTGGCCTGGATGCACGTGCTGGTGGCCCGGGAGCTAGAGCACCGAGCTGCGCTCATGGGTGGCCAGGTGTACTTCTGCTATGACAACTCACCCTACAAGAGCTATGAGGACTTCAACATGGAGTTCCTGGGCCCCTGTGGACTCCGGCTGGTGGGCACCCGCCCACTGTTGCCCTACTGGCTGCTGGTGTTTCTGGCTGCCCTCAATGTCCTGCTGCAGTGGCTGCTGCGGCCGCTGCTGCTCTATGCGCCCCTGCTCAACCCCTACACGCTGGCTATGGCCAACACCACCTTCACCGTCAGCACCGACAAGGCTCGGCGCCATTTTGGCTATGAGCCCCCGTTCTCCTGGGAGGAGAGCCGGACCCGCACCATCCGCTGGGTGCAGGCCATGGAGGGCTCAGCCCAGTGA
- the HSD3B7 gene encoding 3 beta-hydroxysteroid dehydrogenase type 7 isoform X2, with protein sequence MGQEGGGASGRGRCVAGPGDYRRRPPVAGLGGLGPWLQPGMADSAQAQKLVYLVTGGCGFLGEHVVRMLLQQEPQLRELRIFDLHLGPWLEELKTGPVQVTAIQGDVTQAHEVAAAVAGAHVVIHTAGLVDVFGKTSPETIHEVNVQGTWNVIEACVQTGTRFLVYTSSMEVVGPNIKGQPFYRGNENTPYEAVHRHPYPCSKALAEQLVLEANGRKVLGGLPLVTCALRPTGIYGEGHQIMRDFYHQGLRLGGRLFRAIPASVEHGRVYVGNVAWMHVLVARELEHRAALMGGQVYFCYDNSPYKSYEDFNMEFLGPCGLRLVGTRPLLPYWLLVFLAALNVLLQWLLRPLLLYAPLLNPYTLAMANTTFTVSTDKARRHFGYEPPFSWEESRTRTIRWVQAMEGSAQ encoded by the exons ATGggccaggagggaggaggagcaaGCGGAAGGGGACGGTGTGTCGCTGGCCCAGGAGACTATAGAAGACGGCCTCCGGTGGCCGGTTTGGGCGGCCTGGGACCGTGGCTGCAG CCAGGCATGGCAGACTCTGCACAAGCCCAGAAGCTGGTGTACCTGGTCACAGGTGGCTGTGGCTTCCTGGGGGAACATGTGGTCCGCATGCTGCTGCAGCAGGAACCCCAGCTCCGTGAGCTGCGCATCTTTGACCTACACCTGGGTCCCTGGCTGGAGGAGCTGAAGACAG GGCCCGTGCAGGTGACTGCCATCCAGGGGGACGTGACCCAGGCCCACGAGGTGGCAGCAGCTGTGGCCGGAGCCCACGTGGTCATCCACACAGCTGGGCTGGTGGATGTGTTTGGGAAAACCAGTCCTGAGACCATCCATGAGGTCAACGTGCAGG GCACGTGGAATGTGATTGAGGCTTGTGTGCAGACTGGAACACGCTTCCTGGTCTACACAAGCAGCATGGAAGTTGTGGGTCCCAACATCAAAGGCCAGCCCTTTTACAG GGGCAATGAGAATACCCCATACGAAGCAGTACACAGACACCCCTATCCTTGCAGCAAGGCCCTAGCTGAGCAGCTCGTCCTGGAAGCCAATGGGAGGAAG GTCCTTGGGGGGTTGCCCCTCGTGACATGTGCCCTGCGTCCCACCGGTATCTACGGCGAAGGCCACCAGATCATGAGGGACTTCTACCACCAGGGCCTGCGCCTGGGGGGTCGGCTCTTCCGGGCCATTCCAGCCTCTGTGGAGCACGGCCGGGTCTACGTGG GTAACGTGGCCTGGATGCACGTGCTGGTGGCCCGGGAGCTAGAGCACCGAGCTGCGCTCATGGGTGGCCAGGTGTACTTCTGCTATGACAACTCACCCTACAAGAGCTATGAGGACTTCAACATGGAGTTCCTGGGCCCCTGTGGACTCCGGCTGGTGGGCACCCGCCCACTGTTGCCCTACTGGCTGCTGGTGTTTCTGGCTGCCCTCAATGTCCTGCTGCAGTGGCTGCTGCGGCCGCTGCTGCTCTATGCGCCCCTGCTCAACCCCTACACGCTGGCTATGGCCAACACCACCTTCACCGTCAGCACCGACAAGGCTCGGCGCCATTTTGGCTATGAGCCCCCGTTCTCCTGGGAGGAGAGCCGGACCCGCACCATCCGCTGGGTGCAGGCCATGGAGGGCTCAGCCCAGTGA
- the HSD3B7 gene encoding 3 beta-hydroxysteroid dehydrogenase type 7 isoform X4, with translation MADSAQAQKLVYLVTGGCGFLGEHVVRMLLQQEPQLRELRIFDLHLGPWLEELKTGPVQVTAIQGDVTQAHEVAAAVAGAHVVIHTAGLVDVFGKTSPETIHEVNVQGTWNVIEACVQTGTRFLVYTSSMEVVGPNIKGQPFYRGNENTPYEAVHRHPYPCSKALAEQLVLEANGRKVLGGLPLVTCALRPTGIYGEGHQIMRDFYHQGLRLGGRLFRAIPASVEHGRVYVGNVAWMHVLVARELEHRAALMGGQVYFCYDNSPYKSYEDFNMEFLGPCGLRLVGTRPLLPYWLLVFLAALNVLLQWLLRPLLLYAPLLNPYTLAMANTTFTVSTDKARRHFGYEPPFSWEESRTRTIRWVQAMEGSAQ, from the exons ATGGCAGACTCTGCACAAGCCCAGAAGCTGGTGTACCTGGTCACAGGTGGCTGTGGCTTCCTGGGGGAACATGTGGTCCGCATGCTGCTGCAGCAGGAACCCCAGCTCCGTGAGCTGCGCATCTTTGACCTACACCTGGGTCCCTGGCTGGAGGAGCTGAAGACAG GGCCCGTGCAGGTGACTGCCATCCAGGGGGACGTGACCCAGGCCCACGAGGTGGCAGCAGCTGTGGCCGGAGCCCACGTGGTCATCCACACAGCTGGGCTGGTGGATGTGTTTGGGAAAACCAGTCCTGAGACCATCCATGAGGTCAACGTGCAGG GCACGTGGAATGTGATTGAGGCTTGTGTGCAGACTGGAACACGCTTCCTGGTCTACACAAGCAGCATGGAAGTTGTGGGTCCCAACATCAAAGGCCAGCCCTTTTACAG GGGCAATGAGAATACCCCATACGAAGCAGTACACAGACACCCCTATCCTTGCAGCAAGGCCCTAGCTGAGCAGCTCGTCCTGGAAGCCAATGGGAGGAAG GTCCTTGGGGGGTTGCCCCTCGTGACATGTGCCCTGCGTCCCACCGGTATCTACGGCGAAGGCCACCAGATCATGAGGGACTTCTACCACCAGGGCCTGCGCCTGGGGGGTCGGCTCTTCCGGGCCATTCCAGCCTCTGTGGAGCACGGCCGGGTCTACGTGG GTAACGTGGCCTGGATGCACGTGCTGGTGGCCCGGGAGCTAGAGCACCGAGCTGCGCTCATGGGTGGCCAGGTGTACTTCTGCTATGACAACTCACCCTACAAGAGCTATGAGGACTTCAACATGGAGTTCCTGGGCCCCTGTGGACTCCGGCTGGTGGGCACCCGCCCACTGTTGCCCTACTGGCTGCTGGTGTTTCTGGCTGCCCTCAATGTCCTGCTGCAGTGGCTGCTGCGGCCGCTGCTGCTCTATGCGCCCCTGCTCAACCCCTACACGCTGGCTATGGCCAACACCACCTTCACCGTCAGCACCGACAAGGCTCGGCGCCATTTTGGCTATGAGCCCCCGTTCTCCTGGGAGGAGAGCCGGACCCGCACCATCCGCTGGGTGCAGGCCATGGAGGGCTCAGCCCAGTGA
- the HSD3B7 gene encoding 3 beta-hydroxysteroid dehydrogenase type 7 isoform X3, protein MGQEGGGASGRGRCVAGPGDYRRRPPVAGLGGLGPWLQCLFPQPGMADSAQAQKLVYLVTGGCGFLGEHVVRMLLQQEPQLRELRIFDLHLGPWLEELKTGPVQVTAIQGDVTQAHEVAAAVAGAHVVIHTAGLVDVFGKTSPETIHEVNVQGTWNVIEACVQTGTRFLVYTSSMEVVGPNIKGQPFYSKALAEQLVLEANGRKVLGGLPLVTCALRPTGIYGEGHQIMRDFYHQGLRLGGRLFRAIPASVEHGRVYVGNVAWMHVLVARELEHRAALMGGQVYFCYDNSPYKSYEDFNMEFLGPCGLRLVGTRPLLPYWLLVFLAALNVLLQWLLRPLLLYAPLLNPYTLAMANTTFTVSTDKARRHFGYEPPFSWEESRTRTIRWVQAMEGSAQ, encoded by the exons ATGggccaggagggaggaggagcaaGCGGAAGGGGACGGTGTGTCGCTGGCCCAGGAGACTATAGAAGACGGCCTCCGGTGGCCGGTTTGGGCGGCCTGGGACCGTGGCTGCAG TGTCTCTTTCCCCAGCCAGGCATGGCAGACTCTGCACAAGCCCAGAAGCTGGTGTACCTGGTCACAGGTGGCTGTGGCTTCCTGGGGGAACATGTGGTCCGCATGCTGCTGCAGCAGGAACCCCAGCTCCGTGAGCTGCGCATCTTTGACCTACACCTGGGTCCCTGGCTGGAGGAGCTGAAGACAG GGCCCGTGCAGGTGACTGCCATCCAGGGGGACGTGACCCAGGCCCACGAGGTGGCAGCAGCTGTGGCCGGAGCCCACGTGGTCATCCACACAGCTGGGCTGGTGGATGTGTTTGGGAAAACCAGTCCTGAGACCATCCATGAGGTCAACGTGCAGG GCACGTGGAATGTGATTGAGGCTTGTGTGCAGACTGGAACACGCTTCCTGGTCTACACAAGCAGCATGGAAGTTGTGGGTCCCAACATCAAAGGCCAGCCCTTTTACAG CAAGGCCCTAGCTGAGCAGCTCGTCCTGGAAGCCAATGGGAGGAAG GTCCTTGGGGGGTTGCCCCTCGTGACATGTGCCCTGCGTCCCACCGGTATCTACGGCGAAGGCCACCAGATCATGAGGGACTTCTACCACCAGGGCCTGCGCCTGGGGGGTCGGCTCTTCCGGGCCATTCCAGCCTCTGTGGAGCACGGCCGGGTCTACGTGG GTAACGTGGCCTGGATGCACGTGCTGGTGGCCCGGGAGCTAGAGCACCGAGCTGCGCTCATGGGTGGCCAGGTGTACTTCTGCTATGACAACTCACCCTACAAGAGCTATGAGGACTTCAACATGGAGTTCCTGGGCCCCTGTGGACTCCGGCTGGTGGGCACCCGCCCACTGTTGCCCTACTGGCTGCTGGTGTTTCTGGCTGCCCTCAATGTCCTGCTGCAGTGGCTGCTGCGGCCGCTGCTGCTCTATGCGCCCCTGCTCAACCCCTACACGCTGGCTATGGCCAACACCACCTTCACCGTCAGCACCGACAAGGCTCGGCGCCATTTTGGCTATGAGCCCCCGTTCTCCTGGGAGGAGAGCCGGACCCGCACCATCCGCTGGGTGCAGGCCATGGAGGGCTCAGCCCAGTGA
- the HSD3B7 gene encoding 3 beta-hydroxysteroid dehydrogenase type 7 isoform X1 has protein sequence MGQEGGGASGRGRCVAGPGDYRRRPPVAGLGGLGPWLQCLFPQPGMADSAQAQKLVYLVTGGCGFLGEHVVRMLLQQEPQLRELRIFDLHLGPWLEELKTGPVQVTAIQGDVTQAHEVAAAVAGAHVVIHTAGLVDVFGKTSPETIHEVNVQGTWNVIEACVQTGTRFLVYTSSMEVVGPNIKGQPFYRGNENTPYEAVHRHPYPCSKALAEQLVLEANGRKVLGGLPLVTCALRPTGIYGEGHQIMRDFYHQGLRLGGRLFRAIPASVEHGRVYVGNVAWMHVLVARELEHRAALMGGQVYFCYDNSPYKSYEDFNMEFLGPCGLRLVGTRPLLPYWLLVFLAALNVLLQWLLRPLLLYAPLLNPYTLAMANTTFTVSTDKARRHFGYEPPFSWEESRTRTIRWVQAMEGSAQ, from the exons ATGggccaggagggaggaggagcaaGCGGAAGGGGACGGTGTGTCGCTGGCCCAGGAGACTATAGAAGACGGCCTCCGGTGGCCGGTTTGGGCGGCCTGGGACCGTGGCTGCAG TGTCTCTTTCCCCAGCCAGGCATGGCAGACTCTGCACAAGCCCAGAAGCTGGTGTACCTGGTCACAGGTGGCTGTGGCTTCCTGGGGGAACATGTGGTCCGCATGCTGCTGCAGCAGGAACCCCAGCTCCGTGAGCTGCGCATCTTTGACCTACACCTGGGTCCCTGGCTGGAGGAGCTGAAGACAG GGCCCGTGCAGGTGACTGCCATCCAGGGGGACGTGACCCAGGCCCACGAGGTGGCAGCAGCTGTGGCCGGAGCCCACGTGGTCATCCACACAGCTGGGCTGGTGGATGTGTTTGGGAAAACCAGTCCTGAGACCATCCATGAGGTCAACGTGCAGG GCACGTGGAATGTGATTGAGGCTTGTGTGCAGACTGGAACACGCTTCCTGGTCTACACAAGCAGCATGGAAGTTGTGGGTCCCAACATCAAAGGCCAGCCCTTTTACAG GGGCAATGAGAATACCCCATACGAAGCAGTACACAGACACCCCTATCCTTGCAGCAAGGCCCTAGCTGAGCAGCTCGTCCTGGAAGCCAATGGGAGGAAG GTCCTTGGGGGGTTGCCCCTCGTGACATGTGCCCTGCGTCCCACCGGTATCTACGGCGAAGGCCACCAGATCATGAGGGACTTCTACCACCAGGGCCTGCGCCTGGGGGGTCGGCTCTTCCGGGCCATTCCAGCCTCTGTGGAGCACGGCCGGGTCTACGTGG GTAACGTGGCCTGGATGCACGTGCTGGTGGCCCGGGAGCTAGAGCACCGAGCTGCGCTCATGGGTGGCCAGGTGTACTTCTGCTATGACAACTCACCCTACAAGAGCTATGAGGACTTCAACATGGAGTTCCTGGGCCCCTGTGGACTCCGGCTGGTGGGCACCCGCCCACTGTTGCCCTACTGGCTGCTGGTGTTTCTGGCTGCCCTCAATGTCCTGCTGCAGTGGCTGCTGCGGCCGCTGCTGCTCTATGCGCCCCTGCTCAACCCCTACACGCTGGCTATGGCCAACACCACCTTCACCGTCAGCACCGACAAGGCTCGGCGCCATTTTGGCTATGAGCCCCCGTTCTCCTGGGAGGAGAGCCGGACCCGCACCATCCGCTGGGTGCAGGCCATGGAGGGCTCAGCCCAGTGA